Proteins from a genomic interval of Flammeovirgaceae bacterium SG7u.111:
- a CDS encoding ATP-binding protein, protein MTKQTKYSFTFSVLFFLVIFQSSAKQQDDNKLTIYTDREEIEYLDKYLYVLEDPSNNLSFQQVISSSHKSQFKKAENIDQFKNDCTYWGRIVIENYSGYRDEWVLNIAPVGTNFIEVYYKKNDEHQYSHKKTGEYVIYDEKAQPKKRACKVRLDLSDEDLAVIYIKINNIDKTIPEFDLLLESSDKYYSSLEKRNLLIGIFVGMMGIIILYNLLIYKLHKDKTHIYYALYILSMSTLFIYEFGFALETVFKNFPVLNQFLLQLSIIAPFFFLKFISTYTKATRYFPKAIGFVQKAELVFLSMFVISLLVLAIWFDVALVKYINQAAFSAYMLVASIVVYLMLRSKKRASSFVILGTAALVGFSLVAIYLKLAWNIDHLKGFILVGFVIQVFSFSLGLGFRMKLREIEKLKEQNRLIGELKKSEQRTHVLNSQLEAKIEERGNRLNQHQKEIAFQAKELVEMNWELYEKNGELEKANDAMEVSNKKLIQKNEELNVLNNRLNNTLAKLKETQVQLIQSEKMASIGVLTAGIAHEINNPINFVYAGADTLASTLNEIMGIVDQYGKISSQNSPEEITSFLDDLERVKQEISYEETRDDVFDLLNDIKEGARRTAEIVQGLRSFSRLDEEQVKKADLHLGLESTLTLLRNKLKDGIRVIKDYDPELPSIECVPGQINQVFMNILVNAAQAIQENESEENIIEIKTVANMLVSSDDTDVEEQKIEDIEIHITDTGGGIAEEIQNRIFEPFFTTKKVGEGTGLGLSITHSIIQKHNGSIELKSDGENGTTFIITLPTTQMHDNV, encoded by the coding sequence ATGACTAAACAGACAAAATATTCTTTTACGTTTTCAGTTTTATTCTTCTTGGTTATTTTTCAGTCTTCTGCAAAGCAGCAGGATGATAACAAACTAACTATTTACACAGATAGAGAAGAAATCGAATACCTCGATAAATATTTATATGTACTGGAAGACCCAAGTAATAACTTGAGTTTCCAGCAAGTGATATCTTCCTCCCATAAATCCCAGTTTAAAAAGGCAGAAAATATTGATCAGTTCAAAAATGACTGTACGTATTGGGGTAGAATAGTAATTGAGAATTATAGTGGGTATAGGGACGAATGGGTATTGAATATAGCTCCAGTGGGTACAAATTTCATTGAAGTCTACTACAAAAAAAATGATGAACATCAATACTCTCACAAAAAAACAGGGGAGTATGTCATCTATGATGAAAAAGCTCAGCCAAAAAAACGAGCTTGTAAAGTAAGGCTCGATTTGTCAGATGAAGATCTCGCCGTAATTTATATCAAGATCAATAACATTGATAAAACCATCCCAGAGTTCGACTTGCTTTTGGAAAGCTCGGATAAGTATTATTCTTCGCTTGAGAAGAGAAACTTGCTGATAGGGATTTTCGTAGGGATGATGGGGATAATTATTCTCTACAATCTATTGATTTACAAACTGCATAAAGACAAAACGCATATTTACTATGCCCTCTATATATTAAGTATGAGCACTCTGTTCATTTATGAATTTGGCTTTGCTCTTGAAACGGTATTTAAGAACTTTCCTGTCCTTAACCAATTTCTACTTCAACTATCCATTATAGCACCTTTTTTCTTTTTAAAGTTTATTTCGACTTATACCAAAGCAACTCGTTATTTCCCCAAGGCGATAGGTTTTGTACAAAAAGCAGAGCTGGTTTTCCTTTCCATGTTTGTAATAAGCCTTTTGGTACTAGCTATTTGGTTTGATGTTGCTTTGGTAAAATACATAAACCAAGCGGCATTTTCAGCTTATATGCTTGTAGCTTCTATTGTGGTTTATTTAATGCTCAGGAGCAAAAAAAGGGCAAGTAGTTTTGTTATTTTAGGAACGGCTGCATTGGTTGGGTTTTCATTGGTAGCTATTTACCTCAAATTAGCGTGGAATATCGATCACCTGAAAGGCTTTATTTTGGTTGGTTTTGTGATTCAGGTTTTCTCTTTTTCTCTGGGGTTAGGGTTTAGGATGAAGTTGAGGGAAATTGAAAAGCTTAAAGAGCAAAATAGGTTGATTGGGGAATTGAAAAAGAGCGAACAGCGAACACATGTGTTGAACTCGCAATTAGAAGCGAAAATAGAGGAGAGAGGAAATAGACTTAATCAGCACCAAAAGGAAATTGCTTTCCAAGCGAAGGAGTTGGTGGAGATGAACTGGGAGTTGTATGAGAAAAATGGAGAGCTTGAAAAAGCGAACGATGCGATGGAGGTTTCCAATAAGAAGCTTATCCAAAAGAATGAAGAGTTAAATGTGTTGAACAATAGGCTCAATAATACTTTGGCCAAGCTGAAGGAAACGCAGGTACAACTTATCCAATCTGAAAAAATGGCATCCATTGGTGTGCTTACTGCGGGAATAGCTCATGAGATTAATAATCCTATCAATTTTGTGTATGCTGGAGCAGATACCTTGGCTTCTACGCTGAATGAGATTATGGGAATTGTAGATCAGTATGGGAAAATATCTTCTCAAAACAGCCCGGAAGAAATCACTTCTTTTTTAGACGACTTGGAAAGGGTAAAGCAAGAGATATCGTACGAAGAAACTAGGGACGATGTGTTCGACTTGCTGAACGATATAAAAGAAGGTGCTCGCAGAACTGCGGAAATTGTTCAAGGTTTGAGGAGTTTTTCACGCTTAGACGAAGAGCAGGTGAAGAAAGCCGATTTGCATTTGGGCTTAGAATCGACCTTAACCCTTTTGAGGAATAAATTGAAAGATGGGATACGAGTGATAAAAGATTACGATCCTGAGTTACCATCTATCGAGTGCGTGCCCGGACAAATCAACCAAGTATTTATGAATATTTTGGTAAATGCCGCTCAAGCCATTCAAGAAAATGAAAGCGAAGAAAATATCATTGAAATAAAGACAGTCGCCAATATGCTGGTGAGCTCAGATGATACGGACGTAGAAGAGCAAAAAATTGAAGATATAGAGATTCATATTACAGATACAGGAGGAGGGATTGCCGAGGAAATCCAAAATAGGATTTTTGAACCATTTTTTACTACTAAGAAAGTGGGCGAAGGTACTGGTTTAGGTTTATCCATTACTCATAGTATCATCCAAAAGCACAATGGAAGCATCGAACTGAAAAGTGATGGGGAAAATG
- a CDS encoding DUF1570 domain-containing protein, with amino-acid sequence MILLVTMSSGQVAAQISNHAPEVEIKNDGYELTQSEYLAAEKGISFITSRYTTVFGFSFDKNLDIRLRVFGDFYSYKVYQIGFSHSTTNCAFYSAKFNEAIVWRRKKHTTLLKDIYHEVNHLLFRNIKSSSSSDFVKRPLWLNEGLSEYFERLVVRREDISIKLQASKAERCKKWVEEGSMIPLKDYLSQSNKEWKRNETKELGYQSRSVAWSLIYFLMNDIESQKILGKVIRHIEQNQETEGISYKAIQRHYPGGVAKLEQDWHKWILSDFQAHSFSLPVTYLPNIHKKTPVHIPISRGM; translated from the coding sequence TTGATCCTACTGGTCACCATGTCATCTGGGCAAGTTGCGGCTCAGATAAGTAACCATGCCCCAGAAGTTGAGATCAAGAATGATGGATATGAACTTACCCAAAGCGAATACCTCGCTGCCGAAAAGGGCATCTCGTTTATTACATCTCGCTACACAACTGTTTTTGGATTTTCTTTTGACAAAAATCTGGACATAAGGCTACGAGTTTTTGGTGATTTTTATTCTTACAAAGTATATCAAATAGGCTTTTCTCACTCCACGACCAACTGTGCCTTCTACTCGGCAAAGTTCAACGAAGCCATTGTTTGGAGAAGGAAAAAGCATACCACTCTTCTCAAAGATATTTATCACGAAGTCAACCACTTACTTTTTCGAAACATTAAATCTTCTTCTAGTTCTGATTTTGTAAAAAGACCGCTTTGGCTAAACGAAGGACTATCCGAGTACTTTGAAAGGCTAGTAGTGAGAAGAGAAGATATCTCTATAAAACTTCAGGCTAGCAAAGCAGAAAGGTGTAAAAAATGGGTAGAAGAAGGCTCGATGATACCGTTGAAAGATTATCTTTCACAAAGCAATAAAGAATGGAAAAGGAATGAAACAAAGGAACTAGGCTATCAGTCAAGAAGCGTGGCATGGTCGCTTATTTACTTCCTAATGAACGACATTGAATCTCAAAAAATATTAGGAAAGGTCATCAGGCACATTGAGCAAAACCAAGAAACTGAAGGTATTTCATATAAAGCTATTCAAAGGCATTACCCTGGAGGGGTCGCTAAGCTGGAACAAGATTGGCACAAATGGATTCTCTCCGACTTCCAAGCCCACAGTTTCAGCCTTCCGGTCACCTACTTGCCCAATATCCATAAAAAAACACCCGTTCACATTCCTATTTCTAGAGGGATGTAA
- the dinB gene encoding DNA polymerase IV, with protein MTNKSEFSYLKKRTLEIIPQRKIIHIDMDAFFASVEQRDNPDLRGKPVAVGGSRERGVVAAASYEARKYGVRSAMASKTALRLCPQLVFAPHRFDVYKEVSTQIREIFFEYTDLVEPLSLDEAFLDVTENNFGNPSATLIAKEIKRKIKEKTQLTASAGVSFNKFLAKVASDMDKPDGIFVIKPEQADAFLEKLPIEKFFGIGKVTAGKMKDQGIFKGADLKKKSEIDLIRLFGKAGRYYYRIVRADDRREVKPNRIRKSFGAERTFEEDIEDFEQVRERAVGIAKMVFERLKKSKATGKTVTLKLKSFDFEQKTRSKTLKHGVSSERELVKTVEELLEQPNVPEKALRLIGVAVSNLDERADGLPIQLEIDFGDSFR; from the coding sequence ATGACGAACAAAAGTGAATTTAGCTACCTAAAAAAGAGAACATTGGAAATTATTCCTCAAAGAAAAATAATCCATATCGATATGGATGCCTTTTTCGCATCGGTGGAGCAGCGAGATAATCCCGACCTGAGGGGAAAGCCTGTTGCGGTAGGTGGCTCACGTGAGCGTGGAGTTGTGGCTGCTGCAAGTTACGAGGCACGGAAGTATGGCGTACGTTCGGCCATGGCTTCTAAAACAGCTCTTCGTCTTTGCCCCCAACTGGTTTTTGCACCGCACCGTTTTGATGTTTATAAAGAGGTTTCTACTCAAATAAGAGAGATATTTTTTGAATATACCGACTTGGTCGAGCCGCTTTCACTCGACGAGGCATTTTTAGATGTAACCGAGAATAATTTTGGAAACCCTTCGGCAACCTTGATAGCAAAAGAAATAAAAAGGAAGATCAAGGAAAAAACCCAACTAACGGCTTCTGCTGGAGTTTCCTTTAATAAGTTTTTGGCAAAGGTCGCTTCTGATATGGATAAACCTGATGGGATTTTTGTAATAAAGCCCGAGCAAGCCGATGCATTTTTAGAAAAATTGCCTATTGAGAAGTTTTTTGGGATAGGGAAAGTGACCGCAGGGAAAATGAAAGACCAAGGGATATTCAAAGGGGCCGATCTTAAGAAAAAATCTGAAATTGATCTGATCAGGTTGTTTGGGAAAGCGGGGAGGTATTATTACCGCATAGTGAGGGCAGATGATAGGAGGGAAGTGAAACCAAACAGAATTCGCAAATCCTTTGGGGCTGAGCGAACTTTTGAGGAAGATATAGAAGACTTTGAGCAGGTAAGGGAGCGGGCAGTCGGTATTGCAAAAATGGTGTTTGAAAGGTTGAAAAAATCGAAGGCTACGGGGAAAACGGTTACGCTAAAGCTAAAATCGTTTGACTTTGAGCAAAAGACACGGAGCAAGACTTTGAAGCACGGGGTGAGTTCGGAAAGAGAATTGGTAAAAACGGTGGAGGAGTTATTGGAGCAACCTAATGTTCCTGAAAAAGCGCTTCGGTTAATTGGCGTTGCTGTATCAAATTTAGACGAAAGAGCAGATGGGTTGCCCATTCAGCTTGAAATAGATTTTGGAGACTCCTTTCGGTAA
- the moaA gene encoding GTP 3',8-cyclase MoaA, with protein MELIDNHGRPVNYLRLSVTDRCNLRCFYCMPEEGIKYLPQKELLSYEEMLRISSVLAQMGVNKVRITGGEPFVRRELISFLENLVAIEGIDKVSLTTNGLLTSAYIDRLKSLGVLDVNLSLDTLDRDRFKMITRRDELSKVMETLHNLLENGFRVKLNAVVMEGKNDEDILDLAAFTIKHKVDVRYIEEMPFNGEGGTDKLHWNHVRILGNIKEKFPELVSLPTPVSSTSVGYKIPGSEGQLGIIPAFSRTFCGSCNRLRLTAQGTLKTCLYDDGVMDIKQLLRSGVDDETLKSAFRAACNKRAKDGFEAEKNRENASPINESMSTIGG; from the coding sequence ATGGAACTCATTGATAACCACGGAAGACCTGTTAATTACCTGCGTTTGTCAGTTACCGACAGATGTAATTTGCGTTGCTTTTATTGCATGCCAGAAGAAGGTATAAAGTATCTTCCTCAAAAGGAATTGCTTAGCTACGAAGAGATGCTCAGGATAAGTAGTGTTCTTGCCCAAATGGGAGTGAACAAAGTGAGAATTACGGGTGGTGAACCATTTGTGAGAAGGGAACTGATCAGTTTTTTGGAAAACCTTGTGGCTATAGAAGGGATAGATAAGGTAAGTTTGACTACTAATGGTCTGCTAACTTCTGCTTATATCGATAGGTTGAAATCACTAGGTGTTTTGGATGTAAACCTAAGCCTCGATACGCTGGATAGGGACCGATTCAAGATGATTACCCGAAGGGATGAGCTTTCCAAGGTAATGGAAACGCTTCATAATTTGTTGGAAAATGGTTTCCGAGTGAAGCTAAATGCAGTGGTGATGGAGGGGAAAAATGACGAGGATATTTTGGACTTGGCTGCTTTTACTATCAAACATAAAGTAGATGTACGGTACATAGAGGAAATGCCTTTCAACGGTGAAGGAGGGACGGATAAATTGCATTGGAATCATGTCAGGATTTTGGGAAACATAAAGGAGAAGTTTCCCGAGTTGGTTTCCTTGCCAACGCCTGTCTCGTCTACTTCTGTGGGATATAAAATTCCGGGTTCGGAAGGGCAATTAGGGATTATACCGGCTTTTAGCCGAACATTTTGCGGAAGCTGCAACCGATTAAGACTGACAGCGCAAGGCACGCTAAAAACTTGCCTTTACGATGACGGTGTGATGGATATAAAACAACTGCTCCGAAGCGGAGTTGATGATGAAACATTGAAATCAGCCTTTAGAGCTGCTTGCAACAAAAGAGCAAAAGATGGGTTTGAGGCAGAAAAAAATAGGGAAAATGCTAGCCCAATAAATGAATCGATGTCTACTATTGGTGGATAA
- a CDS encoding lactonase family protein, which yields MSIQEAKSQDDLQKTLLYVGTYSVRGSEGIYVYNFDDETGAFSLLQTVGGVVSPSFIELHPNGKFLYSVNRGGVIPNKKWGSISAFTINPSSGELYALNKQTSNGEGPCHVAVDPDGDYVYVGNYVSGNLVMYPIKDDGSIRVSSDMVQHEGSGANEKRQEGPHVHSVNPSPDGKFIYVPDLGINKIKTYAPNKVDGKLGEAKSEAVAASGAGPRHFTIHPSGKFAYSAEELTSTVGVFAVDEEKGKLTSIQENVSSLPADFKGESYSADIHVHPNGKFLYVSNRGHNSVAIFKIAEETGKLELLKTESVLGNWPRNFMVTPNGKFLLCANERSDNIVIYTINQETGMLSPLDKQIKMPSPVCLKMLHLE from the coding sequence ATGAGCATACAAGAAGCTAAGAGTCAAGATGATTTGCAGAAAACGTTGCTGTATGTAGGCACGTATTCTGTGAGAGGGAGCGAGGGGATTTATGTATATAATTTTGATGATGAGACGGGTGCTTTTTCTTTGCTACAGACTGTTGGTGGTGTTGTAAGCCCTTCTTTTATAGAACTTCATCCTAATGGAAAATTTTTATACTCGGTAAATAGAGGTGGAGTGATTCCTAACAAAAAATGGGGCTCTATTAGTGCCTTCACCATCAACCCCTCTAGCGGTGAGCTTTATGCGCTTAACAAACAAACATCTAATGGCGAAGGTCCTTGTCATGTAGCGGTAGACCCTGATGGCGATTATGTGTATGTTGGGAATTATGTGTCGGGAAATTTGGTGATGTATCCAATTAAAGACGATGGAAGTATTCGGGTTTCTTCTGACATGGTACAGCATGAAGGAAGCGGTGCAAATGAAAAGAGGCAAGAAGGTCCACATGTGCATTCGGTAAACCCTTCGCCAGATGGTAAGTTTATATATGTGCCAGATTTGGGGATTAATAAGATCAAAACGTATGCTCCAAACAAAGTTGATGGAAAGCTTGGCGAAGCAAAATCGGAAGCAGTTGCTGCTTCTGGTGCTGGACCTCGGCATTTTACCATCCACCCATCTGGTAAGTTTGCCTACTCGGCAGAGGAGCTGACTTCTACGGTGGGCGTATTTGCAGTTGATGAGGAGAAAGGAAAATTAACGAGTATTCAAGAAAATGTTAGTAGCCTTCCGGCTGACTTCAAAGGTGAGAGCTACAGCGCCGATATCCATGTCCATCCCAATGGTAAGTTTTTATATGTTTCTAACCGTGGGCATAATAGTGTGGCTATTTTTAAGATAGCCGAGGAAACAGGAAAGTTAGAGTTGTTGAAAACGGAGAGCGTATTGGGAAACTGGCCAAGGAATTTTATGGTCACTCCCAACGGAAAATTTTTGCTTTGTGCCAACGAACGCTCTGACAATATTGTGATCTATACGATCAATCAGGAAACGGGAATGCTTAGCCCTTTGGACAAACAAATAAAAATGCCTTCACCAGTTTGCCTGAAAATGCTTCATTTGGAATAA
- a CDS encoding alpha-ketoglutarate-dependent dioxygenase AlkB, with the protein MDLFNTEPYQNLLPYDGEVIYYEPILSFQKATHYYEILMETVAWKNDEAVMFGKRIITKRKVAWYGTEQFGYTYSNTTKTALPWTKELLELKAMVEEKTGETFNSCLLNLYHSGEEGMAWHSDGERDLKEHGAIGSLSFGAERKFSFKHKESKQNVSMVLEQGSLLVMKGTTQTHWLHRLPPTKKVKTPRINLTFRTIVK; encoded by the coding sequence ATGGATTTATTTAACACTGAACCGTACCAAAATTTATTGCCATACGACGGAGAGGTAATTTATTATGAACCGATTTTAAGTTTCCAAAAAGCGACTCATTATTATGAAATCCTAATGGAAACCGTAGCATGGAAGAACGACGAGGCGGTCATGTTTGGTAAGCGAATTATAACCAAAAGAAAAGTAGCTTGGTATGGAACTGAGCAATTTGGATATACCTATTCGAACACTACTAAAACGGCTTTGCCTTGGACAAAAGAGCTTTTGGAGTTGAAAGCAATGGTAGAAGAAAAAACGGGGGAAACTTTCAACTCCTGCTTGTTGAATTTGTACCATAGCGGCGAAGAGGGGATGGCGTGGCATTCGGATGGGGAAAGGGATTTGAAAGAACACGGTGCTATTGGTTCTTTGAGTTTTGGGGCTGAACGCAAATTCTCTTTCAAACATAAAGAAAGCAAACAAAATGTATCAATGGTACTGGAACAAGGCAGTTTGTTGGTGATGAAAGGGACAACCCAAACCCATTGGCTACATCGCTTGCCTCCTACCAAGAAAGTGAAAACTCCCCGAATCAACCTTACCTTCAGGACGATTGTGAAGTGA
- a CDS encoding methylated-DNA--[protein]-cysteine S-methyltransferase yields the protein MKEQELINYNRIAEAITYLLENFKKQPTLEELAEKVHLSPFHFQRLFTEWAGVSPKKFLQYISVQHAKQVLHNTGSTLIDTAYDTGLSGSGRLHDLFVQIEGMTPGEYKNKGEDLSINYSFEKSIFGSILVASTHKGICYMGFCDTKKEAFFELQKRFPKANFSLKTDAIQQNALKIYSQDWRDINMIKLHLKGTAFQLKVWETLLKIPMGSLATYGDIAGEIQNPKASRAVGTAIGNNPIAYLIPCHRVIQSTGLFGGYRWGTTRKTAMLGWEAAHVNAERASS from the coding sequence ATGAAAGAGCAAGAGTTGATCAATTATAACCGGATAGCGGAAGCAATAACGTACTTGCTGGAAAACTTCAAAAAACAGCCAACATTGGAAGAATTAGCCGAAAAAGTCCATCTGAGTCCTTTTCATTTCCAGCGGCTTTTTACTGAATGGGCAGGTGTAAGCCCAAAAAAGTTTTTGCAATACATAAGTGTCCAACATGCAAAGCAGGTATTGCATAATACAGGCTCAACTTTAATTGATACAGCTTATGATACGGGGCTATCGGGCTCAGGAAGGTTGCATGATCTGTTTGTACAAATAGAGGGAATGACACCAGGAGAATACAAAAACAAAGGTGAAGACCTTTCTATCAATTATAGCTTTGAGAAAAGTATATTTGGAAGTATACTAGTTGCATCTACCCACAAAGGTATTTGCTATATGGGGTTTTGCGATACTAAAAAAGAAGCATTCTTTGAATTACAAAAGCGATTTCCAAAGGCAAATTTTAGCCTTAAAACGGATGCGATTCAACAGAATGCTCTGAAAATATATTCCCAAGATTGGAGAGATATCAATATGATAAAGCTTCACCTAAAAGGAACTGCTTTTCAACTGAAAGTATGGGAGACCTTGCTAAAGATTCCTATGGGTAGTTTGGCAACATATGGAGACATAGCTGGTGAAATACAGAACCCAAAAGCATCGAGAGCAGTTGGGACTGCAATAGGAAATAATCCTATCGCCTATCTCATCCCTTGCCACCGGGTTATCCAGTCAACAGGCTTGTTTGGTGGGTATAGATGGGGCACCACTCGGAAAACTGCTATGCTTGGATGGGAAGCGGCACATGTTAATGCCGAGAGGGCAAGTTCATAA
- a CDS encoding GH92 family glycosyl hydrolase: protein MKMNYYILLWMVIIACTPEKIEEAEEERISLIDYVDPLIGTGNASTESTKAHSMAKSEAKGQTFPAVGVPNGMTNWTPQTQASEKKCLSPYYYTDSKIQGFRGSHWMTGSCTQDYGSFTLMPMTGKLVASAKKRASSFSHQHEKVSPASYEVWLESYGIQAKMTGLSRSGFFEFEFDENGEAWVVVEPNSDKGLGYVKINPEKQEISGYNPVHRIYQGQGLAAGFSGHFVLQFDQPFEAFGTWEQDQLAEGNLEQKGKGNSVGAYVKLKVRRGAVVRVKAGTSFTSVEKARENLEIEIPSWDYEKVQDEATEEWELALADILVEGKDEQEKTVFYSALYHARLLPRVFSDVDGSYPAFDGNTEVKVAPDFDYYADFSMWDTYRALHPLLNIVEPRRSTHMAQSLVLKAEQGNWLPIFPAWNSYTAAMIGDHAISMLGDTWLKGNVGFDIRKAYKYMRKNAFEHNADFEDYKLGKGRRALDTYLKYNYLPMEEPVNEAFHKKEQVSRTLEYAYDDFVLAQVARSLDNAEDYAELIKRAENYKNVYDSSSGYMRGKHADGRWVSPFDPNSLRADFITEGSPNQYTWYVPHDVAGLISLMGGEEPFTQKLDTLFEKGYYWHGNEPGHQTAYMYAYAGQAWKTQKYVRNIMAMEYGLGEGGLSGNEDSGQMSAWYVFSAMGFYPVCPGMPNYVLGSPLFEKTTLSFDDGSEFVIEAKNNSTKNIYIQSATLNGRPYDKAWISHFDLVAGGVLVLEMGSEPNSSFGAAEENLPPSMSTGNF from the coding sequence ATGAAAATGAATTACTATATCCTTCTTTGGATGGTAATTATAGCATGTACACCTGAAAAGATAGAAGAAGCTGAAGAAGAACGAATTAGCCTGATAGACTATGTAGACCCGTTGATAGGCACGGGAAACGCATCAACTGAAAGTACCAAAGCACATAGTATGGCCAAGTCGGAAGCGAAAGGGCAGACGTTCCCAGCAGTAGGTGTGCCCAATGGCATGACCAACTGGACTCCACAAACTCAGGCCTCCGAAAAAAAATGCCTTTCTCCCTATTATTATACTGATTCAAAAATCCAAGGCTTTAGGGGGAGCCACTGGATGACAGGTTCTTGTACGCAAGACTACGGCAGCTTCACGCTCATGCCCATGACGGGTAAGCTGGTAGCTTCTGCTAAGAAAAGGGCTTCTTCATTTTCCCACCAGCATGAAAAGGTTTCTCCTGCTAGCTACGAGGTTTGGCTAGAGAGTTATGGGATACAAGCAAAAATGACAGGCTTGAGCCGAAGTGGCTTTTTTGAATTTGAGTTCGATGAAAATGGAGAGGCTTGGGTTGTGGTAGAGCCAAATAGCGATAAGGGCTTAGGCTATGTGAAAATCAATCCTGAAAAGCAGGAGATTTCTGGATATAACCCCGTACATCGGATTTACCAAGGCCAGGGGCTGGCAGCCGGGTTCAGTGGGCATTTTGTGTTGCAATTTGACCAGCCTTTCGAGGCTTTCGGAACTTGGGAACAGGATCAATTGGCAGAAGGGAATTTGGAGCAAAAAGGAAAAGGAAACAGTGTTGGGGCGTATGTAAAGTTGAAAGTTAGAAGAGGGGCAGTTGTGAGAGTGAAAGCGGGAACATCTTTTACTTCGGTAGAAAAAGCTAGGGAAAACTTAGAAATAGAAATTCCAAGCTGGGATTATGAGAAGGTGCAAGACGAAGCTACGGAAGAATGGGAATTGGCTCTGGCCGATATTTTGGTAGAAGGAAAAGACGAGCAGGAAAAAACGGTTTTTTACAGTGCCCTTTACCACGCTCGATTACTGCCCCGTGTGTTTAGTGATGTGGATGGGAGCTACCCTGCTTTTGATGGAAATACTGAAGTGAAAGTAGCACCAGATTTCGATTACTATGCTGACTTTTCCATGTGGGATACCTACCGGGCTTTGCATCCATTGCTCAATATTGTGGAGCCAAGGAGGAGTACGCATATGGCGCAGTCGCTGGTGTTAAAAGCTGAGCAAGGTAATTGGTTGCCGATTTTTCCCGCATGGAATAGTTACACAGCAGCCATGATTGGCGATCATGCTATCTCGATGTTAGGCGATACGTGGCTAAAAGGAAATGTAGGTTTTGATATTCGGAAGGCGTACAAATACATGCGAAAAAATGCCTTTGAGCACAATGCAGATTTTGAAGATTATAAACTAGGAAAAGGCAGGAGGGCATTGGATACGTACCTCAAATACAATTACTTGCCTATGGAAGAGCCCGTGAACGAAGCCTTTCACAAGAAAGAACAAGTTTCCAGAACGCTTGAATATGCGTATGATGATTTTGTACTTGCCCAAGTAGCTCGCTCGTTGGATAATGCCGAAGATTATGCTGAGCTAATAAAGCGGGCTGAGAACTACAAAAATGTCTATGATTCTAGTAGCGGGTACATGAGGGGAAAGCACGCTGACGGCAGGTGGGTAAGCCCTTTTGACCCCAATTCGCTCCGGGCAGATTTTATTACAGAAGGCTCTCCCAATCAGTACACTTGGTATGTGCCACACGACGTAGCCGGGCTTATTTCGCTTATGGGGGGGGAAGAGCCTTTCACCCAAAAACTCGATACGCTGTTTGAAAAAGGTTACTACTGGCACGGGAATGAACCTGGTCATCAGACCGCTTATATGTATGCCTATGCAGGGCAAGCTTGGAAAACCCAAAAGTATGTCCGCAACATCATGGCGATGGAATATGGCTTGGGAGAAGGAGGGCTGAGTGGAAATGAAGACAGCGGGCAAATGTCGGCTTGGTACGTATTTTCTGCTATGGGCTTTTACCCCGTTTGCCCCGGAATGCCCAATTATGTGCTGGGAAGCCCACTCTTTGAAAAAACAACGCTGAGCTTCGACGATGGAAGCGAGTTTGTGATAGAAGCAAAAAACAATTCTACTAAAAATATTTATATCCAATCGGCGACCTTGAACGGAAGGCCTTATGACAAAGCTTGGATAAGCCATTTCGATTTGGTAGCAGGAGGGGTGTTGGTGTTGGAAATGGGATCAGAGCCTAATTCAAGTTTTGGGGCTGCCGAAGAAAACCTGCCGCCCTCTATGTCCACAGGGAATTTTTAA